The Candidatus Koribacter versatilis Ellin345 genome has a segment encoding these proteins:
- a CDS encoding methyltransferase domain-containing protein has protein sequence MALLESSFDRVAEKYEETPNPLLRLEERFLPGVLPPLGGLDVIDVGCGTGRWLRTFSKARPNSLIGIDPSSSMLAIARSSMPNNVVVHAGSAYALPVPSEYADLALLSFVLSYCDEVEVVVRELARALKPGASVVISDMHPTTEGELGWNRAFDSVKGTTVLTSCRHEVENMAATFARYGFERVCHLELPFGEPEFQIFEVAGKLESYRAAHGRPAIYISRFVRQNAELECEVHLSCAQVSLGPSASTPASISIRNERIASVSSISGHSGERSIDLSGCMILPGLINAHDHLEFGLYPNLGHGPYKNAADWANDIHRRNGDEIARQARVPKDIRLYWGALRNLLSGVTSVCHHNPYAEIFDRQDFPVRVIREMRWAHSLAFGDGLEQAVEQSSDNWPFVIHACEGVDESAARELAELDRRGLFDEFTVLVHGLGCRGEDIDLLNQRDAGLIVCPTSNVFLFNKSIPSAYLRKVERIAIGTDSPLTAGGDLLDELRAAQKLLLADPSILYRMCTDRPAALLRLRAGQGQILAGGLADFTIARDKGLEPADALLDLKLSDIELIFVDGRVQLASESGIKRLPEVMRRHLLQLLVDGSPVWVNAPLDRMFRETTQVLGDEIRLSGKRIEYVS, from the coding sequence ATGGCGTTGCTTGAGAGTTCGTTCGACAGGGTTGCCGAAAAGTACGAGGAGACACCCAATCCTCTCTTGCGATTGGAAGAACGATTCCTGCCGGGCGTTCTTCCGCCGCTGGGTGGGCTCGACGTTATCGACGTCGGCTGCGGAACCGGTCGCTGGTTGAGAACGTTCTCTAAAGCGCGGCCGAATTCGCTCATTGGGATTGATCCATCCTCGTCGATGCTTGCCATTGCACGGTCGAGCATGCCAAACAACGTTGTCGTACACGCGGGATCAGCGTACGCGCTTCCAGTGCCTTCGGAATATGCCGACTTGGCGCTGCTTTCTTTTGTGCTGAGCTATTGCGATGAGGTAGAGGTAGTGGTCCGAGAACTCGCCCGAGCCTTAAAGCCGGGAGCGTCAGTCGTGATTAGCGACATGCATCCGACGACGGAGGGGGAACTCGGATGGAATCGAGCCTTCGATTCTGTGAAGGGCACGACAGTATTAACCAGTTGCCGGCACGAAGTTGAGAATATGGCGGCGACATTTGCGAGATATGGATTCGAACGCGTGTGCCATCTTGAACTGCCGTTCGGCGAACCTGAATTCCAAATATTTGAAGTCGCAGGTAAGCTCGAAAGCTATCGCGCAGCCCATGGTCGCCCAGCGATCTACATCTCACGTTTTGTTCGTCAAAATGCCGAACTGGAGTGCGAGGTGCATTTATCTTGTGCTCAAGTCTCGCTCGGCCCAAGTGCTAGTACTCCGGCCTCAATCTCGATTCGAAACGAGAGGATTGCATCGGTTTCGTCGATCTCGGGGCATTCTGGCGAGAGGTCGATTGACCTCAGCGGATGCATGATTCTGCCCGGACTCATCAATGCTCACGATCATCTCGAGTTCGGCCTATATCCGAATCTTGGTCACGGTCCCTACAAGAATGCGGCCGACTGGGCAAATGATATTCATCGCAGAAATGGGGATGAAATCGCGCGCCAAGCTCGCGTGCCGAAAGATATTCGACTGTACTGGGGAGCTTTGCGGAACCTTCTCTCCGGAGTGACTAGCGTATGTCATCACAACCCGTATGCGGAGATTTTCGATCGGCAAGACTTTCCAGTGCGAGTGATAAGAGAGATGAGATGGGCACACTCACTGGCTTTCGGTGATGGGTTGGAACAAGCGGTCGAACAATCTAGTGATAACTGGCCGTTCGTTATTCACGCATGCGAAGGTGTCGATGAATCGGCGGCCAGAGAGTTGGCCGAACTGGATCGCCGGGGACTCTTCGACGAATTTACAGTTCTTGTGCACGGCTTGGGTTGCCGCGGGGAGGATATTGATCTTCTCAACCAGCGCGATGCAGGGCTGATTGTGTGTCCTACGTCGAACGTTTTCTTGTTCAACAAGAGTATTCCATCGGCATATTTGCGAAAGGTCGAACGTATCGCGATCGGAACAGACTCCCCGCTCACGGCAGGTGGCGACCTGCTCGATGAACTGCGGGCGGCACAAAAGCTGCTGCTTGCAGATCCGTCAATTCTCTACCGGATGTGCACGGATCGTCCTGCGGCATTGCTTCGTTTACGGGCCGGGCAAGGACAAATTCTTGCGGGAGGCCTCGCTGATTTCACCATCGCTCGTGATAAAGGACTCGAGCCTGCCGACGCTTTGCTGGATCTAAAGCTATCGGATATCGAGCTGATCTTTGTTGATGGCAGGGTACAGCTCGCTTCGGAGAGCGGAATCAAGAGACTTCCGGAAGTTATGCGCCGACACCTTCTTCAGTTGCTCGTGGACGGCTCACCCGTTTGGGTAAACGCGCCACTAGACCGCATGTTCCGAGAGACGACGCAGGTGCTCGGAGACGAGATCAGATTAAGTGGAAAGCGAATCGAATATGTTAGTTAG
- a CDS encoding radical SAM protein, translating into MLVSIQPGRSTDPEELREHRIRRLPILVLDLHSRCQCKCVMCDIWRTRESQELDFDLLVRNRDAFAGLKIEWVVLTGGEPLMHSRFIDICTFLKQEGVRITLLTAGMSLAKRASEVANCVDEVIISLDGPRKVHDQIRGVTGAYDLLTTGILAVLSQRPEMQIRARTTVQKTNCSALCETVDAAQELDLSGISFLAADVTSAAFNRQNPRPSSQAPTIALDASEVETLDCEIARVIKRFEREIASGYIAESAAKLRRITHHFRAHLGQRPHQAPLCNAPWVSAVLGHDGSLRPCFFHEPIGSVSNQTLETALNGRAGWHFRSSLDVERNATCQQCVCSLYRPHED; encoded by the coding sequence ATGTTAGTTAGCATCCAGCCAGGCCGATCCACCGATCCCGAGGAACTGCGGGAACATCGCATTCGCCGGCTACCGATACTCGTGCTGGATTTACACAGCCGGTGTCAATGTAAATGCGTGATGTGCGACATCTGGCGCACACGCGAGAGCCAAGAACTTGATTTCGATCTTCTGGTTCGCAATCGCGATGCATTTGCAGGGCTCAAGATCGAGTGGGTCGTTCTCACCGGTGGCGAGCCATTAATGCACTCACGTTTTATTGACATTTGTACATTCCTTAAGCAGGAAGGCGTAAGAATCACGCTTCTCACTGCTGGTATGAGCCTCGCAAAGCGCGCCTCCGAAGTCGCGAACTGTGTCGACGAGGTAATCATTTCTCTCGACGGTCCGCGGAAGGTTCATGACCAAATTCGAGGCGTAACGGGAGCTTACGATCTCCTGACGACGGGGATTCTGGCGGTGTTGTCGCAGCGACCGGAGATGCAGATCAGGGCCCGAACAACCGTGCAAAAAACGAATTGTTCCGCATTATGCGAGACGGTAGATGCCGCGCAGGAGCTGGATTTGTCCGGGATATCGTTTCTGGCTGCGGATGTAACCAGCGCAGCGTTCAACCGGCAAAATCCGCGGCCTTCCTCTCAAGCACCAACGATCGCCTTGGATGCCAGCGAAGTTGAGACTCTGGATTGCGAGATCGCAAGGGTCATTAAGCGGTTTGAACGGGAAATCGCAAGTGGGTATATTGCTGAGAGTGCTGCAAAGCTGCGACGAATAACGCACCATTTCCGCGCCCACCTAGGTCAACGGCCTCACCAAGCGCCCCTCTGCAATGCTCCTTGGGTTTCGGCGGTTCTTGGCCACGATGGATCGTTACGACCGTGTTTCTTTCACGAACCCATCGGTAGTGTAAGCAACCAAACTCTTGAAACTGCATTGAATGGGCGCGCCGGTTGGCATTTCCGTTCATCGTTGGACGTGGAGCGGAACGCAACTTGCCAGCAGTGTGTCTGTTCACTTTATCGACCACACGAGGATTAA
- a CDS encoding cupredoxin domain-containing protein gives MTLLVIMAPVLFLAATNTINANSVQQIDINAHRFSYEPKEITIKKGHPVTLVFHSQDVSHGFVSEEFRVKTDIPKRGVSKVTFTPQNAGDFVGKCAHFCGAGHGEMQLTIHVVE, from the coding sequence ATGACATTGCTCGTAATCATGGCTCCGGTTCTATTTCTGGCCGCGACAAACACCATCAACGCAAACTCGGTTCAGCAGATCGATATCAATGCTCACCGGTTCTCTTATGAGCCAAAAGAGATCACGATCAAGAAGGGCCATCCGGTCACCCTCGTGTTTCACAGCCAGGATGTGAGCCACGGATTTGTTTCCGAGGAATTTCGGGTGAAGACGGACATTCCGAAGCGTGGAGTCTCCAAGGTGACATTTACACCTCAAAACGCCGGAGATTTTGTCGGAAAATGTGCTCATTTTTGCGGAGCGGGCCATGGCGAGATGCAGCTGACGATTCACGTTGTGGAGTAA
- a CDS encoding c-type cytochrome, whose translation MRTAKHRALVGNKDAKNPKSFTPDTIKAGKKAFGHYCTVCHGLDGQATGVPFAARMTPPVPSLASQDVQSYTDGQLYWVIANGIAPSGMPASKGILNDDEIWEIVIYMRHLPPLGSLGEPKFYSD comes from the coding sequence ATGCGAACGGCGAAGCACAGGGCGCTTGTCGGGAATAAGGACGCTAAGAACCCTAAGTCATTCACCCCCGACACGATCAAGGCTGGAAAGAAAGCGTTTGGCCATTACTGCACTGTCTGTCACGGGCTCGATGGGCAGGCAACGGGTGTGCCTTTCGCTGCCCGTATGACGCCTCCGGTGCCTTCTCTCGCATCGCAGGACGTGCAGTCCTATACCGATGGCCAGCTGTATTGGGTGATCGCAAACGGAATCGCTCCCTCCGGCATGCCCGCTTCCAAGGGCATTCTCAACGACGACGAAATCTGGGAGATCGTCATATACATGCGCCACCTTCCGCCGCTTGGCAGCTTAGGAGAACCGAAGTTCTATTCGGACTAA
- a CDS encoding nucleotidyltransferase family protein encodes MLVRPLNSLPAVILAAFMPVRSPELEQAFAKFALRDWRKLGNWIHASGLALYLLDELKSRGIGDALPDAIRSELEENLADNLERTSALIVEFLRLNSEFAAVKLDYLCIKGFTLGAVYCKRQQLRSQFDLDFWVREDQAREFTKLMRRLGYDVKAFDRVLECHTNGTPYPRFQDFYKPPQRKSVEIHLRSVSEFDQVPRANGVLNNVIFPALARERMFVEQALHLTKHFCSEWTRASWALELNRAIHGPEIGAEFWSAVREQCTEVQAILLGIAVASCAHIWKCSAPVELNWATKALPSGVVRWIDEYAQSAVTARFPGSKYYLLLEKELEKDSIDYRRHRRAALLPFRMPGYVTNERRLTLTEIPSHIKYVGKRFAFHVREGAKLLQAERNWLERTRSAKVYAQREGDSIA; translated from the coding sequence ATGCTCGTTCGTCCACTCAATTCGCTCCCAGCCGTGATACTCGCGGCGTTCATGCCGGTTCGATCGCCGGAGTTGGAGCAGGCATTTGCGAAGTTTGCGCTTCGTGATTGGCGGAAGCTTGGAAACTGGATCCATGCGAGTGGACTTGCGCTGTACTTATTGGACGAACTGAAATCGCGAGGCATCGGAGATGCGTTGCCCGATGCGATTCGATCGGAGCTTGAAGAAAACCTGGCGGACAATCTTGAGCGGACCAGCGCGCTCATTGTCGAGTTCTTGCGGCTGAATTCGGAGTTTGCCGCGGTGAAGCTCGATTACCTCTGTATCAAGGGCTTCACGCTTGGCGCTGTCTACTGCAAGAGGCAGCAGCTACGGTCACAGTTCGACCTGGACTTTTGGGTCAGAGAAGATCAGGCACGAGAGTTTACGAAGCTGATGCGTCGTCTCGGGTACGACGTGAAGGCATTCGATCGCGTGCTCGAGTGCCACACGAACGGTACTCCGTATCCGAGGTTCCAAGACTTTTACAAGCCTCCTCAGCGCAAATCGGTAGAAATCCACCTGCGCTCTGTGAGCGAGTTCGATCAAGTTCCTCGCGCAAACGGTGTGCTCAACAACGTAATTTTCCCGGCATTGGCGCGCGAGCGGATGTTCGTTGAACAGGCGTTGCACCTCACAAAACATTTTTGCAGCGAGTGGACCCGCGCCTCCTGGGCATTGGAGTTGAACCGAGCAATTCACGGCCCCGAGATCGGTGCAGAGTTCTGGTCGGCCGTGAGGGAGCAGTGCACAGAGGTTCAAGCGATCCTTCTGGGTATTGCGGTCGCTTCGTGCGCCCATATCTGGAAATGTTCCGCGCCGGTCGAACTCAATTGGGCCACCAAGGCTTTGCCAAGTGGCGTAGTGCGATGGATCGATGAGTATGCGCAATCAGCGGTGACTGCGCGTTTTCCGGGATCGAAGTACTACCTTCTTCTTGAGAAGGAGTTGGAAAAGGACTCGATCGATTATCGACGCCATCGTCGAGCAGCGCTGCTGCCTTTTAGGATGCCCGGATACGTCACCAACGAACGACGTCTGACACTCACCGAGATTCCCTCCCACATCAAGTATGTCGGAAAGCGTTTCGCATTCCACGTGCGAGAGGGAGCAAAGTTGCTTCAGGCGGAACGTAATTGGTTGGAGCGAACGCGAAGCGCGAAAGTATACGCGCAGCGTGAAGGTGACAGCATCGCGTAG
- a CDS encoding UpxY family transcription antiterminator — MLESKCNGYDELHWFAVQTRHRHEKRVAERLRQSEIETFLPIHRAVHRWKNGINAEVNLPLFPGYLFTRLRGSQRIPLLREPGVIAIAASSNSPTPIGDNEIAQLRLVAESVKAEPHPFLAIGQQVKVVAGPLFGMEGILIRKKSEYRVVVSVKIIMRSVAVDVSELEIEPVRTSHLRWEEA, encoded by the coding sequence ATGCTCGAGTCGAAATGTAATGGGTACGACGAACTTCACTGGTTCGCCGTCCAAACCCGACATAGGCATGAAAAGCGGGTTGCGGAACGATTGCGCCAATCAGAGATTGAGACGTTCCTCCCAATTCATCGTGCAGTACATCGATGGAAGAACGGAATCAACGCCGAAGTCAACCTGCCGCTCTTTCCGGGATACTTGTTTACAAGACTCCGCGGATCCCAACGAATTCCTTTATTGCGCGAGCCCGGAGTAATCGCGATTGCGGCTTCGAGTAATTCGCCAACGCCTATCGGCGACAACGAAATTGCACAGCTTCGTCTCGTCGCAGAGAGCGTCAAAGCCGAACCGCACCCGTTCCTGGCGATCGGCCAGCAGGTGAAGGTGGTTGCCGGCCCGCTCTTCGGCATGGAGGGGATTCTGATTAGAAAGAAGAGTGAATATCGGGTAGTTGTGTCAGTCAAGATCATCATGCGGTCTGTCGCGGTGGACGTTAGTGAGTTGGAAATCGAGCCGGTTCGCACAAGTCACTTGAGATGGGAAGAAGCATGA
- a CDS encoding SLBB domain-containing protein produces MRRFVFNTMLWSGFTWVLLAAMGVAQQLSTPLPAQSDITDARSSESMSLPASALINLLKQRPDLVIEIKRAAATYLQAKGMDVSEDVITDDMLFERINTDPDFRKSLTSWLWTRGYINQSDIENAALSQSNSGAEESGSTQPFDSQLPTTSNRAQKVRPSGQEPDRERYSNSASAGVQATGPAQPRSRVSEEAGDPNQPTQDGLVHQPTPLNLLALRDLYTQVPEPSSSLRRFGSDTFLQHGQSAEASIDLPAGPEYVLGPGDVLTLSMWGSISQTLPRTVDREGRIVLPEAGPVSVAGLTLEQAQALTEKMLRPQFRDVRVQLSLARVRTVRIYVVGDVQRPGAYDVSALSTVVNALFAAGGPTAIGSLRTVRHMRNKELVREVDLYDFLLRGIHADVERLEPGDTVLVPPAGRQVTVSGMVRRPAIYELRGERSIDDVVALAGGLLVSASTSQIRIERVRANTARVTDEITVKNSDDASSVRASLQAYAVEDGDRVVIAPILPYSERAIYVEGHVIRPGKIAYRDNMSVTDVIRSYRDLLPEPAERAEIIRLRPPDFRPETIEFNLSEALIGNSQIHLQPFDTIRVLGRYEFDAPKVTIQGEVLRPGTYPLPEKLTVAQLVRLAGGFKRSALKDHADLTSYDVQQGARVTSHRLSIDIGRAVDDADSAADVALKTGDVLTIHQIAGWNDIGASVTLGGEVAYPGTYGIQEGERLSSVLKRAGGFRDTAYPTGAYLSRVQVRDFEEKSRNELIRQIETTSAATKISPSLSTTEQAATLQLITQQQEQVLQRLRNQPSTGRLVIKINSDIATWEGTPIDIELRSGDVLTIPKRPGFVLVTGQVYNSTAITYVPGRDANWYLHRAGGPTAMASKKEIFVIRANGSVVGRESDESALHAKLDAGDVVVVPQKIIGGSMFWRNLLATAQFVASFAITAKVAGL; encoded by the coding sequence ATGAGGCGCTTCGTTTTTAACACGATGCTTTGGAGCGGATTCACTTGGGTCCTGTTGGCGGCGATGGGGGTTGCTCAGCAACTGTCGACGCCGCTGCCTGCCCAAAGCGACATAACAGATGCGCGTTCTTCCGAGAGCATGTCACTTCCAGCGTCCGCACTCATCAATCTTCTCAAACAACGTCCGGACTTGGTGATCGAGATTAAACGCGCCGCAGCGACATACCTTCAAGCGAAAGGAATGGACGTTTCGGAAGATGTAATCACCGACGACATGCTGTTCGAACGCATCAATACTGATCCGGATTTCCGCAAGTCGCTGACGTCGTGGTTGTGGACGCGCGGATACATCAATCAATCGGATATCGAGAATGCGGCGTTGAGCCAATCGAATTCTGGTGCCGAAGAAAGCGGGAGCACGCAACCCTTCGACTCACAGCTACCTACGACGTCGAATAGAGCGCAGAAAGTTCGTCCCTCGGGCCAAGAACCCGATCGAGAGCGGTATTCGAATTCCGCAAGTGCTGGCGTACAAGCGACGGGACCTGCGCAACCTCGTTCGCGCGTATCGGAGGAAGCTGGCGATCCGAACCAGCCTACTCAAGACGGCCTAGTACACCAACCCACTCCACTGAACCTTCTTGCGCTTCGAGATCTATACACGCAAGTTCCGGAACCAAGCTCGTCTCTTCGCCGGTTTGGTTCGGACACATTTCTGCAACACGGACAGAGCGCAGAAGCCTCGATCGATCTCCCAGCTGGACCGGAATACGTTCTTGGCCCCGGGGATGTTCTGACTTTAAGCATGTGGGGAAGCATTTCCCAGACATTGCCGCGAACTGTGGACAGGGAAGGCCGGATTGTGCTGCCCGAAGCTGGTCCTGTCTCGGTCGCGGGACTCACGCTCGAGCAAGCGCAAGCTCTGACAGAGAAAATGCTGCGACCGCAGTTTCGAGATGTGCGGGTACAACTATCCCTTGCGCGAGTGCGCACTGTGCGAATCTACGTAGTCGGTGATGTGCAACGTCCCGGTGCATACGATGTGAGCGCCTTGTCGACGGTGGTGAATGCACTGTTTGCTGCGGGTGGGCCTACTGCTATCGGATCCTTGCGGACAGTGCGTCACATGCGAAACAAGGAGCTGGTGCGCGAAGTTGATCTGTACGATTTTCTCTTGCGAGGAATTCACGCGGACGTAGAACGCCTCGAGCCTGGTGACACGGTTCTCGTCCCTCCGGCGGGCCGCCAGGTGACTGTCTCCGGGATGGTCCGGCGCCCTGCAATCTACGAGCTTCGAGGCGAGAGATCGATCGACGACGTCGTCGCTCTCGCCGGCGGACTCCTCGTCTCGGCGTCAACCTCACAGATACGGATCGAACGTGTCAGGGCGAACACAGCTCGCGTAACGGACGAGATCACAGTTAAAAACTCGGACGATGCGTCTTCGGTTCGGGCATCGCTGCAAGCGTATGCGGTCGAAGACGGTGACAGAGTCGTGATTGCTCCGATCCTTCCGTATAGCGAACGTGCCATTTACGTGGAAGGGCACGTAATTCGCCCCGGCAAGATTGCATATCGCGACAACATGTCTGTTACCGATGTGATCAGATCTTATAGAGACCTGCTGCCTGAACCCGCTGAGCGGGCAGAAATCATCCGGTTGCGTCCTCCCGACTTTCGGCCGGAAACCATCGAATTCAACTTGTCAGAGGCGTTGATCGGCAATAGCCAGATTCACTTGCAACCGTTCGACACGATTCGTGTCCTGGGCAGATACGAGTTCGATGCTCCGAAGGTCACGATTCAAGGCGAAGTCTTACGGCCAGGCACCTATCCCTTACCCGAGAAACTTACCGTCGCTCAGCTAGTGCGCTTGGCAGGAGGTTTTAAGCGTTCAGCATTAAAAGACCACGCTGATCTCACCAGCTATGACGTGCAGCAAGGCGCCAGGGTCACGAGTCATCGCCTGTCGATTGATATTGGGCGGGCGGTTGATGATGCCGACTCCGCGGCTGACGTCGCACTGAAAACCGGCGATGTGTTAACAATTCACCAGATCGCTGGCTGGAACGACATCGGCGCCTCTGTGACTCTAGGAGGCGAGGTTGCGTACCCCGGAACGTATGGCATTCAGGAAGGGGAGCGACTCAGCTCGGTGCTGAAACGTGCGGGTGGTTTCCGCGACACTGCCTATCCGACCGGTGCGTATTTGTCTCGTGTCCAGGTGCGAGATTTCGAAGAGAAGAGCCGCAACGAACTCATCCGACAAATTGAAACTACCTCTGCAGCAACAAAGATTTCGCCTTCTCTGAGTACCACCGAGCAGGCGGCGACGCTGCAATTGATCACGCAGCAGCAGGAACAAGTACTGCAGCGGCTGCGGAATCAGCCGTCGACGGGACGGCTTGTGATCAAGATCAATAGTGACATTGCCACGTGGGAAGGTACTCCCATCGATATCGAACTTAGATCTGGCGACGTGCTGACGATTCCCAAGCGACCTGGATTCGTGCTCGTCACTGGGCAGGTTTACAACTCGACCGCGATCACGTATGTGCCGGGGAGGGATGCGAATTGGTATTTGCATCGTGCAGGTGGACCGACCGCAATGGCGAGCAAGAAAGAAATTTTCGTCATTCGGGCGAACGGCTCTGTTGTAGGTCGCGAGTCCGATGAGAGCGCGCTTCACGCCAAGTTGGACGCGGGCGACGTGGTAGTTGTGCCTCAAAAGATCATAGGCGGCTCGATGTTCTGGCGAAATCTCCTGGCAACCGCGCAATTCGTGGCTTCTTTTGCGATCACTGCTAAGGTCGCTGGACTTTAA
- a CDS encoding GumC family protein, with the protein MPSDDRLAASVDVTNAVRVSSRLDRLAIGWERRGAIVKAAVIGVIVSTTLAFVIPKQYESTARIMPPEGGMSSAIMAALASRALPGNLGAIAGSLFGFQSTSTVFVNLLQSRSVTERVVDRFDLQKVYRSRYKQDALKKLHRRTEIAEDRKTGIITITVADTDRRRARDMAQTYLDELNSLVTRVNSSAAGREREFIAQRLVTVKRDLDDAERQLSVFSTKNATLDVKEQTRAMVEATAKLEGELIIARSELSSLDQIYGPENVRVRAGRARVGQLEHELKNATGSGVPSDITESTPYPPLRALPTLGVQWADLYRRVKLQETVFELLTQEYELARIEEAKAIPSISVIDPPNWPERKSFPPRLVIMLVGTLLSVLGTFFVIVRKAEWRAVPEEDPKKLLFRAVMLDLKEDSPQWLSKKTVHHNGHEL; encoded by the coding sequence ATGCCATCCGACGACAGGCTTGCTGCTTCAGTCGATGTGACGAATGCGGTCCGCGTTAGTTCGCGCTTGGATCGACTCGCCATCGGATGGGAGCGACGAGGCGCGATTGTCAAAGCCGCGGTGATAGGTGTGATCGTCAGCACGACTCTCGCTTTCGTTATTCCAAAGCAGTACGAGTCAACAGCACGCATCATGCCACCCGAAGGGGGAATGAGTTCGGCGATTATGGCGGCGCTGGCAAGTCGGGCTCTTCCGGGAAATCTTGGAGCAATTGCGGGCAGCCTTTTCGGCTTCCAAAGTACCAGCACGGTCTTCGTTAACTTGCTACAGAGTCGGAGCGTGACCGAACGGGTCGTTGATCGCTTTGATCTTCAGAAAGTCTATCGAAGCCGCTATAAACAGGACGCCCTAAAAAAGCTCCATCGGAGAACCGAGATTGCAGAAGACCGTAAGACGGGCATCATTACGATTACGGTCGCAGACACTGACCGTCGTCGCGCTCGCGATATGGCCCAAACTTATCTCGATGAACTGAACTCTCTGGTAACCCGTGTGAACAGTTCGGCCGCCGGACGAGAACGCGAGTTCATCGCACAACGCCTTGTCACAGTGAAGCGTGATCTCGATGATGCCGAACGCCAGTTGAGTGTGTTTTCGACGAAGAACGCCACGCTCGACGTTAAAGAACAGACTCGCGCAATGGTCGAGGCAACAGCAAAACTAGAGGGAGAACTCATTATTGCGCGTTCGGAATTGAGTTCGCTAGATCAGATATATGGGCCCGAGAATGTGAGAGTGCGGGCGGGTCGCGCTAGAGTCGGCCAATTGGAACATGAACTCAAGAATGCCACCGGCTCTGGTGTGCCGAGCGACATTACCGAATCTACTCCATATCCTCCTTTAAGAGCTCTGCCAACGTTAGGCGTGCAATGGGCCGATCTCTACCGACGCGTGAAGCTGCAGGAAACGGTATTCGAGCTATTGACGCAAGAGTACGAACTCGCCCGCATCGAAGAGGCGAAAGCAATTCCAAGCATCAGCGTAATTGATCCGCCGAATTGGCCGGAACGCAAGTCCTTCCCGCCGCGATTGGTGATCATGCTCGTAGGGACCTTACTGAGTGTATTGGGAACCTTCTTCGTCATCGTGAGGAAGGCTGAGTGGCGCGCGGTTCCAGAAGAAGATCCGAAAAAGTTACTGTTCCGTGCCGTCATGCTCGACTTGAAAGAGGATAGCCCTCAATGGCTATCGAAGAAGACGGTTCACCACAATGGCCACGAGCTCTGA